CCGCCCGACCAACGGAAGGGTGTCACACCCTCGACCAAACCTTTCGAGAACACGAGCCATCTCAATGGTAGTGAGTGATTCGAACAATCAACCCAAAGGAGTATTGAGGCATGGTATTGATTAGAAAACGCGAAGCGAAGCATCAATCTCGGCTGTTTTTTGCGATATCTCTCGCAGGCCTCGTGATGGGCTGTGCGGCGCCGGATCAGCCGGCAGTCGACACGCAGGCGAACACGGATGATGTCTTAAAACCGATCGTGATCACCGAGAAAACGGCCGTCGACTCCGATGATCCGGCCATTTGGATCAACTCAGCTGACCCTGCACAAAGCCTGGTTCTCGGCACCGACAAGGGCGGTTCGGTCTTCGTCTTCGACCTCGACGGGAAGATCATCCCGGAAAAGACCGTCAGCGGCTTGGGCCGGATGAACAACATTGACGTCGCCTACGGATTCCCGCTCGGTGGCGAGACGATCGACATCGCAGTGGCGACCGACCGTAACGAGGAAAAGATCCGAATCTTTCGCCTTCCAGACATGACGCCGATCGACAACGGTGGCATCGCAGCCTTCGTCGGCGAGACCGACGATCGCCGGGCGATGGGCCTCGCAATCTACACCCGGCCGTCGGACCGCGCCTTCTTCGCCATTGTCAGCCGCAAATTCGGGCAATCGGGATCCTATCTCTGGCAGTACCTTCTCGAAGATGCCGGCGACGGCTCCATCAAGGCCACCAAGGTTCGGGCGTTTGGCGAGTTCGTCGGCGGCAAGGAGATCGAGGCGATTGCCGTCGATAACGAGCTCGGCTACGTCTACTACTCGGATGAGACCGCCGGAGTCCACAAGTATCTCGCCGACCCGGATGCTCCGGAGGCAGATGTCGAGCTCGCGTTTTTCGGAATTGACGAATTCGCGCAGGACCAGGAAGGCATCTCGATTTACAAAATCAACGATGGGACCGGCTATATCCTGGTCTCCGATCAACAGACAAACACCTTCCGCGTGTACCGTCGGGAGGGAGAACCAGGTGATCCCCACGACCACCAGGTGGTCAAGGTCGTCAAGGTGTCGACCAACGAGAGTGACGGGTCCGATGTGACGAACGTTCCCGTGGACGAGAGATTCCCATCCGGTCTTTTCGTTGCGATGTCGGACAACCAGACGTTCCACTACTACTCGTGGGATGACATCGCAGGGGATGATCTCAAGAGAGCGCCGAACGGAGAACTTCTCACGCCATAGATTCGGATCCTCGTGTTGCACTCATTCAGGCGCCGGTTTGCGCGACGCCCGTGATTGGGAGGACGGACGATTGGATGCGAAATCGAAGTTTGAAGTCCTGCTCTTCGATCTCGGCGGGGTGCTGATCGATTTCGCAGGATTCGACGAGCTCGGTCCGCTCATGCCGGGTGTGACCGATCGGGCGGAGGTGCGTGACCGATGGATCGCGTCTGAATCCGTCCAGCGATTCGAACGTGCAGAGATATCGCCTCAGCAATTCGCGCGTGGCGTGATCGAGGAGCTGCAGCTGGTCATCACGCCCGAAGAGTTTCTCACCGCGTTCGTCGAATGGGCGAGGGGATTTTATCCGGGGGCCCGATCTCTCCTCGAGCGGATCCCGCGGTCCTATAGGCTGGCCTGCCTGAGCAACTCGAACCAGCTGCACACGCCACTGCACCGTCGGCACGTAGAACCTCTGATGAAGCACTGCTATTTCTCGGACGAAGTCAACGTGGTCAAGCCGGAAGCGGCGATATTCAAACACGTGATTTCTGACCTCGCGGTGGCACCGGACCGGATTGCGTTTTTTGATGATACGGCGGTGAACGTGGCCGCTGCCCGGGCAGCCGGTATGGTCGCCTACGAGGTCGACGGAGTTGCCGCGCTCGAGAGATGTCTGAACGAAATCGGCGTGCTCAGCTCAGAGCGAGCTGCATGATCCGCTCCTGAGACGCCTCTTTTCGAGAGAGGATTCCCTGCAGCGATCCTTCGTTCATCACGGCGACGCGATCGGCGAGTCCGAGCAATTCGGGCATTTCGCTCGAAATGAGCACCACTGCCACGCCCTGTTCGACGAGCTCGCCGATGAGTTCGTAGATCTCGGACTTGGCGCCGACATCGATGCCGCGCGTGGGCTCGTCGAAGAGCAGGACCCGGCAGCCGGCAGCCAGCCATCTCGCAAGCACGACTTTTTGCTGGTTACCGCCGGAAAGGTCGATGATTTCCTGATCCAGAGATGCCGCCCGGATGTGCAGCTTCTCCACCAGTTCGGCGGCCCGCCTGTGCTCGGCGGCGAGGTCGAGCATTCCGTAGCGGGAGAACTCGTCGAGGCTGGTCAGAGTGATGTTGTCGGAAACTGAAAGCTGGAGGACTAACCCCTGCTGCTTGCGGTCCTCGGTGAGGAAACCGAGGCCGGATGCGATGGAGGCCTGGGGATCGTTGCCGGGGAGGACGGTGTCGCCCACTGTGACAGTTCCGCCGTCGATCGGATCGGCTCCGAAAATGGCCCGCGCCAGTTCCGTTCTTCCCGAACCCATGAGCCCCGCGACGCCGAGGATTTCACCAGCACCCACCTCCAAGGTGATTGGTTCGAGGACGTTGTCCCGACGGAGGTCGATCACTTCAAGAATGGTCTCTCCGATTTCTACCACGCGCTTGGAGATGTGCTCGTCGATGGTACGTCCGACCATCAGGCGGATGAGTTCGCCCTGATCAGTCTCTTCGACATGTCGCGTGCCGACTGTTCTGCCGTCACGCATGACCGTAACCCGATTGCCGATCGCGAAGATCTCGCGCATCCTGTGAGAGATGTAGATGACGGGCACACCGTCCCGCGTGAGCTGGTGTATGACGTCGAACAGGGATTCGATTTCGTGGTCGGACAGCGCCGCCGTCGGCTCGTCCATCACAAGGAGGCGCGCCTCTTCGTTGAGGGCGCGTGCGATCTCGACCAGCTGCTGTTCAGCGACCGACAATGTCGAGACCGGCGCGTCGGGATCGACCTTGCAGCGAACTCGACGCAAGAGGTTGAACACGGTTGTTCGCATCGCGTCTCCGCGGATGAAGCCCCCTCGAGTCGGTTCGTGGCCGAGGAAGATGTTTTCCGCTACGCTCAAACCCGGGATGAGATTGAGCTCCTGGTGGATCATGACCAGGCCGATGCGTCCGGCCTCGATCGGGCTCTCGGGTGCGATCGGTCGCCCACCGAGGGAAACGGTGCCGGCATCCCTCGAGTATTGCCCACAGAGAATCTTCATCAGGGTTGATTTCCCGGCACCGTTTTCACCGAGAAGAACGTGAACTTCACCCGGGGCGACTTCGAGATGGGCATCCTGGAGGGCCTGCACGCCAGGGAACGCCTTCCAGATG
The sequence above is a segment of the Acidobacteriota bacterium genome. Coding sequences within it:
- a CDS encoding HAD-IA family hydrolase, encoding MDAKSKFEVLLFDLGGVLIDFAGFDELGPLMPGVTDRAEVRDRWIASESVQRFERAEISPQQFARGVIEELQLVITPEEFLTAFVEWARGFYPGARSLLERIPRSYRLACLSNSNQLHTPLHRRHVEPLMKHCYFSDEVNVVKPEAAIFKHVISDLAVAPDRIAFFDDTAVNVAAARAAGMVAYEVDGVAALERCLNEIGVLSSERAA
- a CDS encoding sugar ABC transporter ATP-binding protein: MTGIWKAFPGVQALQDAHLEVAPGEVHVLLGENGAGKSTLMKILCGQYSRDAGTVSLGGRPIAPESPIEAGRIGLVMIHQELNLIPGLSVAENIFLGHEPTRGGFIRGDAMRTTVFNLLRRVRCKVDPDAPVSTLSVAEQQLVEIARALNEEARLLVMDEPTAALSDHEIESLFDVIHQLTRDGVPVIYISHRMREIFAIGNRVTVMRDGRTVGTRHVEETDQGELIRLMVGRTIDEHISKRVVEIGETILEVIDLRRDNVLEPITLEVGAGEILGVAGLMGSGRTELARAIFGADPIDGGTVTVGDTVLPGNDPQASIASGLGFLTEDRKQQGLVLQLSVSDNITLTSLDEFSRYGMLDLAAEHRRAAELVEKLHIRAASLDQEIIDLSGGNQQKVVLARWLAAGCRVLLFDEPTRGIDVGAKSEIYELIGELVEQGVAVVLISSEMPELLGLADRVAVMNEGSLQGILSRKEASQERIMQLALS
- a CDS encoding phytase; amino-acid sequence: MVLIRKREAKHQSRLFFAISLAGLVMGCAAPDQPAVDTQANTDDVLKPIVITEKTAVDSDDPAIWINSADPAQSLVLGTDKGGSVFVFDLDGKIIPEKTVSGLGRMNNIDVAYGFPLGGETIDIAVATDRNEEKIRIFRLPDMTPIDNGGIAAFVGETDDRRAMGLAIYTRPSDRAFFAIVSRKFGQSGSYLWQYLLEDAGDGSIKATKVRAFGEFVGGKEIEAIAVDNELGYVYYSDETAGVHKYLADPDAPEADVELAFFGIDEFAQDQEGISIYKINDGTGYILVSDQQTNTFRVYRREGEPGDPHDHQVVKVVKVSTNESDGSDVTNVPVDERFPSGLFVAMSDNQTFHYYSWDDIAGDDLKRAPNGELLTP